In Hyla sarda isolate aHylSar1 chromosome 9, aHylSar1.hap1, whole genome shotgun sequence, the following proteins share a genomic window:
- the GPR4 gene encoding G-protein coupled receptor 4, which produces MSNITPEACNVDSDLDGVLPPSLYAVVFVVGLPANLLALWAAWLQVRKGKELGVYLLNLSLSDLLLICALPPWTDYYLRRDVWGYGPGACRLFGFIFYTNLYVGAAFLSCVSADRYLAVAHPLRFPGARPIRSAAAVSALVWVLELAANAPPLFRDAITRDRYNHTFCYESYPLSGKGDALANVGRVLAGFLLPWGIMLLCYAGLLRALRGSASCERREKRRVRRLALGLPCVALLCYGPYHALLLLRSLVFLAGGGSVAAGESCALEERLFPAYHASLAMATLNCLADPALYCLACPGARGEVAKAIGRVVAWAMGKDRSGWQVRGGDGRGIGRGEEVGMVEMGGRGGGSII; this is translated from the coding sequence ATGTCCAACATCACTCCAGAAGCTTGCAACGTTGACTCTGACCTGGACGGTGTGCTTCCTCCATCACTCTATGCAGTTGTATTCGTAGTGGGACTACCAGCCAATCTTTTAGCCCTCTGGGCTGCCTGGTTGCAGGTGCGGAAAGGAAAAGAACTTGGAGTCTACCTTCTAAACCTCAGCCTGtcagacctcctcctcatttgtGCACTACCACCCTGGACAGACTACTATTTACGAAGGGATGTATGGGGATATGGACCAGGGGCCTGTCGTCTCTTTGGCTTCATCTTTTATACCAACCTTTATGTGGGTGCTGCCTTCCTGTCCTGTGTGTCAGCTGACCGCTACCTGGCAGTGGCACATCCTTTGAGGTTTCCTGGTGCACGGCCCATCCGATCTGCTGCTGCTGTGTCTGCACTGGTTTGGGTCCTAGAACTGGCAGCTAACGCCCCTCCATTGTTTAGAGACGCTATCACCAGAGACCGCTACAATCACACATTCTGCTATGAGAGTTATCCCCTATCTGGGAAGGGAGATGCACTGGCCAATGTGGGGAGGGTATTAGCTGGATTTTTATTGCCTTGGGGGATAATGCTTTTGTGTTATGCTGGGTTACTTCGTGCCCTGCGAGGAAGTGCGTCCTGTGAGAGAAGGGAAAAGAGACGGGTGCGTCGGCTTGCCCTGGGGCTACCTTGtgtggcactgctctgctatgggCCCTATCATGCACTGCTCCTCCTACGCAGTCTGGTATTTCTGGCCGGAGGTGGTTCTGTAGCGGCAGGTGAAAGCTGTGCGTTGGAGGAGCGGTTGTTCCCAGCATACCATGCCTCTCTGGCAATGGCCACCCTGAACTGCTTGGCTGATCCTGCACTTTATTGCTTGGCTTGCCCAGGAgccaggggtgaggtggcaaaaGCAATAGGTAGAGTGGTGGCTTGGGCAATGGGCAAGGACAGAAGTGGTTGGCAGGTAAGAGGCGGAGATGGCAGAGGAATCGGTCGAGGTGAGGAGGTGGGAATGGTGGAGatgggagggagagggggaggcTCCATCATCTGA